One Sphingomicrobium sp. XHP0239 DNA segment encodes these proteins:
- a CDS encoding LLM class flavin-dependent oxidoreductase codes for MPKLSVLDLAPIVEGSDAGEALRQSADLARAAERLGYTRYWMAEHHSMPGVASAATAVALAFVGSQTSTIRIGSGGVMLPNHAPLIIAEQFGTLESLYPGRVDLGLGRAPGTDQSAAYAMRRSMTSDERQFPNDVMELMGYFRGSHGRVRAVPGEGLDIPIYILGSSLFGAQLAATLGLPYAFASHFAPQMMMEAIDIYRRSFEPSEQLDRPYVMLGFNAFVADTDDEAQLLATSIQQAFVALRTGQPMQLPPPSSDFVDTLSPSTRATLENVLSCSAIGSLETAERNLKELVERTEADELIVTSQIYDHTARIRSFEFLAQAAANTGLFD; via the coding sequence ATGCCCAAACTTTCTGTCCTCGACCTGGCGCCCATCGTGGAGGGCAGCGATGCGGGCGAAGCGCTGCGTCAGTCGGCGGACTTGGCGCGGGCTGCGGAAAGATTGGGCTACACCCGCTACTGGATGGCGGAGCATCATTCCATGCCCGGAGTCGCGAGTGCCGCAACGGCCGTCGCGCTCGCTTTCGTCGGATCGCAGACCTCCACCATCCGGATCGGATCGGGGGGCGTGATGTTGCCCAACCATGCCCCGCTCATCATCGCAGAGCAGTTCGGAACTCTTGAATCGCTGTATCCGGGCCGCGTCGATCTCGGGTTGGGGCGTGCCCCCGGTACGGATCAGAGCGCGGCCTACGCCATGCGACGAAGCATGACATCGGACGAACGGCAATTTCCGAACGACGTCATGGAACTGATGGGATACTTCCGAGGTAGCCACGGACGCGTCCGGGCCGTTCCGGGTGAGGGCCTCGACATTCCCATCTATATCCTCGGCTCCAGCCTGTTCGGCGCGCAGCTGGCGGCGACCCTGGGCCTTCCCTACGCGTTCGCTTCGCACTTCGCGCCGCAGATGATGATGGAGGCGATCGATATCTACCGCCGTTCCTTCGAGCCCTCGGAACAGCTCGATCGGCCCTACGTCATGCTGGGTTTCAACGCATTCGTCGCGGATACCGATGACGAGGCGCAGTTGCTGGCGACATCGATCCAGCAGGCTTTCGTCGCCTTGCGAACGGGACAGCCGATGCAGTTGCCGCCGCCAAGTTCGGATTTCGTCGACACTCTATCGCCGTCGACACGCGCGACCCTTGAGAACGTGCTCTCCTGTTCGGCCATCGGCTCGTTGGAAACCGCCGAGCGAAACCTCAAGGAACTTGTCGAACGTACCGAAGCCGACGAGTTGATCGTGACCTCGCAGATCTACGATCATACGGCCCGCATTCGTTCGTTCGAATTCCTCGCGCAGGCCGCCGCAAACACCGGGTTGTTCGACTAG